Genomic DNA from Bacteroidia bacterium:
TTTGCGCCGATTGAAGAAGTAGAAAAAATTAAAAACAAATAATTTGAACGAATGCCAAAGCAGTCGTCGATAGAACAAGATGGAACAATTATAGAGGCATTATCCAATGCTATGTTTCGCGTAGAATTGGAAAATGGCCATATAATTACCGCTCACATTTCAGGTAAAATGAGGATGAATTACATCAAAATTTTACCTGGAGATAGGGTGAAGGTTGAAATGTCACCTTATGATTTAACTAAAGGAAGAATTTCATATCGCTATAAATAAACTTGCAAACAAATGAAAGTTAGAGCATCTATTAAAAAACGTAGTGTAGACTGCAAAATCGTACGTCGTAAAGGTCGTCTATACGTTATCAACAAAAAGAACCCTAAGTTTAAGCAACGTCAGGGGTAAAAATTTTAAACAAGAAATAAAGTAAAAAACAATGGCAAGGATTTCTGGTATTGACTTACCAAAGAACAAAAGAGGAGAAATTGGACTGACTTATATCTATGGTATTGGTCGTGTATCTGCTCAAACTATTTTGAACAAAGCCGGTGTTGATCTGAACAAACGTGTTTCAGAATGGAATGACGCTGAGTTAGCAAAGATTCGTCAAATCATCAATGACGAGTTTAAAGTTGAAGGTGCACTTCGTTCAGAAGTACAATTGAACATCAAACGTTTGATGGATATTGGTTGTTATCGTGGAGTACGTCATCGTCAAGGTTTGCCGGTGCGTGGTCAAACCACCAAGAACAATGCCCGTACAAGAAAGGGTAGAAAGAAAACTGTTGCTAATAAGAAAAAGGCAACTAAATAATAATTTGTAAATAGGTATTAGTTAAGACTAATAGTTATCTTCTAAAAAATGGCAAAAGCACAATCAGGGGCCGCCTCAGCAAAAACGGCCAAAAAAAGAGTAGTTAAAGTAGATGCAGTTGGAGAAGCTCATATCAACGCTACTTTTAACAACATCATTATTTCCTTGACCAATGTCAATGGAGAAGTTATTTCATGGAGCTCAGCTGGTAAAATGGGTTTCAGAGGTTCCAAAAAGAATACACCCTATGCTGCCCAAATGGCTGCTGGTGACTGCGCGAAAGTTGCATTTGATGCAGGTCTTCGTCGTGTTAAATTGTTCGTTAAAGGGCCAGGTGCCGGCCGGGAGAGTGCGATTCGTACAATATCTTCTGCAGGGATTGAAGTAACTGAAATCATTGACGAAACTCCAATTCCTCACAATGGATGCCGTCCTCCTAAAAAGAGAAGGGTATAATTTTTTGTCTTTAGAATAATTTTCAATAACTGGATACTTTAAAACATCCTTGAATACAATTAAAAATGGCTAGATATACAGGTCCAAAAACCAAAATTGCCCGTAAATTCGGAGAGGCGAT
This window encodes:
- the infA gene encoding translation initiation factor IF-1, with the protein product MPKQSSIEQDGTIIEALSNAMFRVELENGHIITAHISGKMRMNYIKILPGDRVKVEMSPYDLTKGRISYRYK
- the ykgO gene encoding type B 50S ribosomal protein L36, translating into MKVRASIKKRSVDCKIVRRKGRLYVINKKNPKFKQRQG
- the rpsM gene encoding 30S ribosomal protein S13, producing MARISGIDLPKNKRGEIGLTYIYGIGRVSAQTILNKAGVDLNKRVSEWNDAELAKIRQIINDEFKVEGALRSEVQLNIKRLMDIGCYRGVRHRQGLPVRGQTTKNNARTRKGRKKTVANKKKATK
- the rpsK gene encoding 30S ribosomal protein S11; the encoded protein is MAKAQSGAASAKTAKKRVVKVDAVGEAHINATFNNIIISLTNVNGEVISWSSAGKMGFRGSKKNTPYAAQMAAGDCAKVAFDAGLRRVKLFVKGPGAGRESAIRTISSAGIEVTEIIDETPIPHNGCRPPKKRRV